From the Pectobacterium carotovorum genome, one window contains:
- the ptrA gene encoding pitrilysin, with the protein MRKQWVWITGWFLLFTFWLPASWAETGWQPLAQTIRKSEKDPRQYQAIKLDNGMTVLLVSDPQAPKSLASLALPIGSLDDPDNQLGLAHYLEHMVLMGSKRYPEPEALSEFLKKHGGSHNASTASYRTAFYLEVENDALRPAVDRMADAIAEPLLDPVNADRERNAVNAELTMARSRDGHRMAQVGAETLNPAHPSARFSGGNLETLSDKPGSKLHDELVKFYQKYYSANLMKGVIYSNQPLPELAKLAADTFGRIANHNASVPAVTVPVTTEKQRGVMIHYVPAQPRKQLRIEFRVSDISQEFRSKTDTYISYLIGNRSQNTLSDWLQKEGLVESIGAGSSPIIDRNGGMFAISASLTDKGLAQRDEVIAAIFRYLQQIRTEGIQQRYFDEIAHVLDLDFRYPSISRDMDYIEWLVDTMLRVPVEHTLDAQYVADRYDPKAIAARLDEMTPQNARVWVISPNEPHNKVAYFVDAPYEMNKIPSATFAKWKTLGQKMSLSLPTINPYIPDDFSLIKADKAMTKPTLLLNQPGLRVLYMPSHYFADEPKAEITLFLRNQEARSTARNQVLFALNDYLAGLALDELSYQASIGGISFSTRSNDGLVISANGYTQHLPRLLLTLADGYASFTSTEAQLEQAKSWYIQQLDAVEKSKAFEQALQPVQAISQLPYFERAERRNLLKDIRLQDVVNYRKDLLQKATPEMLVVGNLAPEKVTELANTLKAHLKADGENLSRSDDVKVSKPQLANLQRPGSSTDSALAAVYVPTGYSETQSMAYSSVLGQIVQPWFYSQLRTEEQLGYAVFAFPTTIGRQMGIAFLLQSNSKQPAYLYQRYEDFYQKAQKRLREMSEEEFAQYKQGVMNELSQRPQTLGEEASRLRRDFDRENFAFDSREKLLEQIKPLTVTQLADFFQQALKPEGLAILSQVSGSHHGKADYAAPKGWHTYTDASSLQKTLPREKAPAMIPAPAAQSAAADTTASDAVGKVSAE; encoded by the coding sequence ATGCGTAAACAGTGGGTCTGGATTACCGGGTGGTTTCTTTTATTCACATTCTGGCTTCCGGCGAGTTGGGCAGAGACGGGCTGGCAGCCGCTGGCTCAGACCATTCGAAAAAGCGAAAAAGATCCGCGGCAATATCAGGCGATCAAACTGGATAACGGCATGACCGTTCTGCTGGTTTCCGATCCGCAGGCACCCAAATCTTTGGCATCACTGGCGTTGCCTATTGGCTCGCTGGACGATCCCGATAACCAACTGGGGTTAGCGCATTACCTTGAACACATGGTGCTGATGGGATCAAAACGTTACCCAGAGCCGGAAGCGCTGTCCGAGTTTTTGAAAAAGCATGGTGGCAGCCACAACGCCAGCACGGCGTCTTACCGCACGGCGTTTTATCTGGAAGTCGAAAATGATGCGCTGCGGCCCGCTGTAGACCGGATGGCTGACGCGATTGCGGAGCCGCTACTCGATCCGGTGAATGCCGATCGTGAGCGTAACGCGGTCAATGCGGAATTAACGATGGCGCGTTCGCGTGACGGTCATCGTATGGCGCAGGTCGGCGCAGAGACGCTGAACCCAGCGCACCCGAGCGCGCGTTTTTCGGGGGGGAATCTTGAAACCCTGAGCGATAAGCCTGGCAGCAAACTGCATGATGAGCTGGTGAAGTTCTATCAGAAATACTACTCGGCCAACCTGATGAAAGGGGTGATTTACAGCAATCAACCTCTGCCTGAACTGGCGAAACTGGCGGCCGACACATTTGGACGCATTGCCAATCACAACGCCAGCGTTCCTGCGGTGACCGTTCCTGTCACGACGGAGAAGCAGCGCGGCGTAATGATTCACTATGTTCCTGCGCAGCCGAGAAAACAGCTGCGTATTGAGTTTCGCGTCAGCGATATTAGCCAGGAGTTTCGCAGCAAGACGGATACCTACATTAGCTATCTGATCGGCAACCGCAGCCAGAATACGCTTTCTGACTGGCTGCAAAAGGAAGGACTGGTTGAGTCTATCGGGGCAGGTTCTTCGCCGATCATCGACCGTAACGGCGGTATGTTCGCTATTTCGGCCTCGCTGACCGATAAAGGTCTGGCACAGCGTGATGAAGTGATCGCTGCGATATTCCGTTACCTGCAACAAATCCGTACCGAGGGGATTCAGCAGCGCTATTTTGATGAGATCGCACACGTTCTGGATCTGGATTTCCGCTATCCGTCCATCAGCCGTGATATGGACTATATCGAATGGTTGGTGGATACCATGCTGCGCGTGCCGGTCGAACATACGCTGGATGCGCAGTATGTTGCGGATCGCTACGATCCGAAGGCTATCGCCGCACGTCTGGATGAGATGACGCCGCAGAACGCGCGCGTTTGGGTTATCAGCCCGAATGAACCGCATAATAAAGTGGCCTACTTTGTCGATGCGCCGTACGAGATGAATAAAATCCCGTCAGCGACATTCGCAAAATGGAAAACGCTGGGGCAAAAAATGTCGCTGTCGTTGCCGACGATCAACCCCTATATCCCGGATGATTTCTCCCTGATCAAAGCCGATAAGGCGATGACGAAACCGACACTCCTGCTGAATCAGCCGGGGCTGCGCGTGCTGTATATGCCAAGCCACTATTTCGCCGATGAGCCGAAAGCGGAAATCACGCTGTTCCTGCGTAATCAGGAAGCGCGCAGTACCGCCCGTAATCAGGTGCTGTTTGCGTTAAACGATTATCTGGCAGGTCTGGCGCTGGATGAACTCAGCTATCAGGCGTCGATTGGCGGCATCAGTTTCTCCACTCGCAGCAATGATGGTCTGGTGATTAGCGCCAATGGCTATACCCAGCATTTGCCGCGACTGCTGCTGACGTTGGCGGATGGCTACGCCTCCTTTACCTCGACGGAAGCACAGCTGGAACAGGCGAAATCCTGGTACATACAGCAGTTGGATGCGGTAGAGAAATCAAAAGCCTTTGAACAGGCGTTACAGCCGGTTCAGGCGATATCGCAACTGCCTTACTTCGAGCGCGCAGAACGTCGTAACCTGCTGAAGGATATTCGCTTACAGGATGTGGTTAACTACCGCAAAGATCTGTTGCAAAAAGCCACGCCGGAAATGCTGGTTGTCGGCAATCTGGCACCAGAGAAAGTCACCGAGCTGGCGAACACGCTGAAAGCGCATTTGAAGGCCGATGGTGAAAATCTGTCACGCAGTGATGATGTCAAAGTCAGTAAGCCGCAGCTCGCTAATTTACAGCGCCCGGGCAGCAGTACGGATTCTGCGTTAGCGGCGGTGTATGTACCGACTGGTTACTCGGAAACGCAAAGCATGGCATACAGCTCCGTGCTGGGACAGATCGTCCAGCCTTGGTTCTATAGCCAACTGAGAACGGAAGAGCAGTTGGGCTATGCGGTGTTTGCCTTCCCGACGACGATTGGCCGACAGATGGGCATTGCTTTCCTGCTGCAAAGCAACAGCAAACAGCCTGCTTATCTCTACCAGCGCTATGAGGATTTTTACCAGAAAGCGCAAAAGCGACTGCGCGAAATGAGTGAAGAAGAGTTTGCACAGTATAAGCAAGGCGTGATGAATGAACTGAGTCAACGTCCGCAAACCTTAGGCGAAGAAGCTAGCCGACTGCGTCGTGATTTTGATCGAGAAAACTTTGCTTTTGACTCGCGTGAGAAGCTGCTCGAACAAATCAAACCGCTGACGGTGACGCAACTGGCCGATTTCTTCCAGCAGGCGCTGAAGCCGGAAGGTCTGGCTATTCTGTCGCAGGTTTCCGGTAGCCATCATGGTAAAGCGGACTATGCCGCACCGAAGGGATGGCACACCTACACGGATGCGTCTTCGTTGCAGAAAACGTTACCGCGTGAGAAAGCGCCTGCGATGATTCCTGCGCCAGCGGCACAGTCCGCAGCTGCAGATACTACAGCATCGGACGCTGTCGGTAAGGTTTCAGCAGAATGA
- the recC gene encoding exodeoxyribonuclease V subunit gamma, translating to MFRIYHSNQLDILKRLMVELIKRQPLADPFQQEVILVQSPGMAQWLQIELAGHFGIAANIQFPLPGVFLWNMCRHVLPDIPKESAFSKDAMTWKLMHLLPDLLAQPDFSALNHYLQDDDNQRKLHQLAGRVADLFDQYLIYRPEWIKAWQEGKQVDDLGGNQLWQSALWRALVDYTRELAQPEWHHAMLYQRFINALGQAKACPNGLPPRVFICGISALPPIYLQALNALARHIDVHLLFTNPCRHYWSDIQDYKFLAKLKARSRRLHRFEGDSAEETRPLFRDPSQAETLFNDDGKQSINNPLLASWGKLGRDNLYLLAELDNVQEIDAFVESDGENLLQTLQRDILELEDHAVVAVSHETQNTSTQKRLLALDDRSVDFHACHSPQREVEVLHDRLLAMMADDPELMPRDVIVMMADIDSYTPFIQAVFGNAPDNRYLPFAISDQRARHAHPALQAVISLLDLPTSRFTAEQVLALLEVPALAARFGIQEEGLRRLRLWVVESGVRWGLDDDNVRDLMLPPTGQHTWRFGLTRMLLGYAMDSQIGDWQGVLPYDESSGLIAELAGQLAELLMQIHQWRQRLSQPRVLVDWLPLCRELIETFFDADSETEAALALVEKQWQYVIGMGTMARYPQQVPISRLRDELSRRLDQERLSQRFLAGAINFCTLMPMRSIPFKVVCLLGMNDGVYPRTLPPLGFDLMGRKIKRGDRSRRDDDRYLFLEALLSAQHKLYISHIGRSIQDNTRRYPSVLVSELTEYIAQSYVLPGDETLDIDSSAERVVKHLCCEHSRMPFDADNFLSAPQPLSFAAEWLAAASRKGEAQPDFDREALSERTTDRDVSLDDLKRFYRHPVRAFFQLRLGVSFMLHSDELLDEEPFVVDSLNRYQLNSELLNTLINEGDTEKLYRRARAAGELPYGAFGEIYWQEQQQDMAQLAARVRDELTPSLSVSREVDILLDGVRISGWLNQVQPDGLLRWRPGTLSMKDGMTLWLEHLAYCVTGGQGESRLYGREDTAWRFAALSEAQAREHLSVMLDGYRQGMSKPLLLLNKAGSAWLAECYDRESDSLRSDEEAQNKARARLLQAWQGNMGMRGEGEDYYLQRIIRELDEKRMNEVIEAAQIWLLPPFRSNLA from the coding sequence ATGTTTAGAATCTATCACTCCAATCAGTTGGATATCTTGAAAAGACTGATGGTTGAGTTGATAAAACGTCAGCCGCTTGCCGATCCCTTCCAGCAGGAAGTGATTTTGGTGCAAAGTCCGGGGATGGCGCAGTGGTTGCAAATTGAACTGGCTGGGCACTTCGGTATTGCTGCCAATATTCAATTCCCGCTGCCCGGTGTTTTCTTGTGGAATATGTGTCGCCACGTGCTGCCGGATATTCCAAAAGAAAGCGCCTTCAGCAAGGATGCGATGACGTGGAAACTCATGCATTTGTTGCCTGATTTATTGGCACAGCCTGATTTTTCGGCACTTAACCACTATCTGCAGGATGATGATAACCAACGAAAACTGCATCAGCTTGCCGGGCGCGTCGCGGATCTTTTCGATCAATACCTGATTTATCGCCCTGAGTGGATCAAAGCCTGGCAAGAGGGAAAACAGGTTGACGATCTTGGTGGCAACCAGCTGTGGCAGTCCGCGCTGTGGCGTGCGCTGGTGGACTACACTCGCGAACTGGCGCAGCCCGAATGGCACCATGCGATGTTGTATCAACGCTTTATTAATGCGTTAGGGCAGGCAAAAGCGTGCCCGAACGGTCTGCCGCCGCGCGTTTTTATCTGCGGCATTTCGGCGTTACCTCCTATCTATTTACAGGCGTTGAACGCGCTGGCGCGGCACATTGACGTGCACCTGCTATTTACCAACCCTTGTCGCCATTACTGGAGTGATATTCAGGACTATAAGTTTCTGGCGAAGCTAAAAGCTCGCAGCCGCCGCTTACATCGTTTTGAAGGCGACTCGGCTGAGGAAACTCGTCCGCTCTTTCGCGATCCCTCACAGGCAGAAACGCTGTTCAACGATGACGGTAAACAGTCGATTAATAATCCGCTGCTGGCATCGTGGGGAAAGCTGGGGCGCGATAATCTTTATCTGCTGGCTGAACTGGATAACGTGCAGGAGATCGACGCCTTTGTTGAGTCTGATGGCGAAAATCTGCTGCAAACCTTACAGCGCGATATTCTTGAGCTGGAAGACCACGCGGTGGTGGCTGTCAGCCACGAAACACAGAACACGAGTACGCAAAAACGCCTGCTGGCACTCGACGATCGTTCGGTTGATTTTCACGCCTGCCATAGTCCACAGCGTGAGGTTGAAGTGCTTCACGATCGATTGCTAGCTATGATGGCAGACGATCCTGAGCTGATGCCGCGTGACGTCATTGTGATGATGGCGGATATCGACAGCTATACGCCGTTTATTCAGGCGGTTTTTGGCAATGCGCCAGATAACCGCTATCTGCCTTTTGCCATCTCCGATCAGCGTGCGCGGCATGCACATCCCGCCTTGCAGGCGGTAATCAGCCTGCTGGATTTACCGACAAGCCGTTTTACGGCGGAACAGGTTCTGGCATTGCTTGAAGTCCCCGCGCTAGCTGCCCGTTTCGGTATTCAGGAAGAAGGGTTACGGCGTCTGCGTTTGTGGGTGGTGGAATCCGGCGTGCGCTGGGGGTTGGATGACGACAACGTGCGCGATCTCATGCTGCCGCCGACGGGCCAGCATACGTGGCGTTTCGGCCTGACGAGAATGCTGCTGGGCTATGCGATGGACAGCCAGATCGGCGACTGGCAGGGCGTGCTGCCTTACGATGAATCCAGCGGATTGATTGCGGAATTGGCTGGTCAACTGGCCGAACTGCTGATGCAGATCCATCAATGGCGTCAGCGTCTGTCTCAACCGCGCGTGCTGGTCGACTGGTTACCACTATGTCGAGAGCTGATCGAAACCTTCTTTGATGCTGACAGCGAGACCGAAGCGGCGCTGGCGTTAGTTGAAAAACAGTGGCAGTACGTGATTGGCATGGGCACGATGGCGCGTTATCCGCAGCAGGTACCGATTTCCCGGTTACGTGATGAACTGTCGCGGCGCCTCGATCAGGAACGGCTCAGCCAGCGTTTTCTGGCCGGTGCGATCAACTTTTGCACGCTGATGCCAATGCGTTCTATCCCGTTCAAGGTTGTGTGTTTGCTGGGGATGAATGATGGTGTCTATCCCCGAACGCTGCCGCCGCTCGGGTTCGATCTGATGGGGCGGAAGATCAAACGCGGCGACCGTAGCCGACGTGACGATGACCGTTATCTGTTCCTTGAGGCACTTCTGTCGGCACAGCATAAACTTTATATCAGCCATATTGGGCGCTCGATTCAGGATAATACGCGTCGCTATCCTTCCGTACTGGTGAGCGAACTGACGGAGTATATCGCGCAGAGTTATGTTCTGCCGGGCGATGAAACGCTGGATATCGATAGTAGCGCGGAGCGGGTGGTGAAGCACCTCTGCTGCGAACATAGCCGCATGCCTTTCGATGCGGATAACTTCCTGTCGGCACCGCAGCCATTGAGCTTTGCGGCAGAGTGGCTGGCGGCGGCGAGCCGAAAAGGGGAAGCCCAGCCTGATTTCGATCGTGAAGCGCTGTCCGAAAGAACAACGGATAGAGATGTCAGCCTGGACGATCTGAAGCGGTTTTATCGTCACCCGGTGCGAGCCTTTTTTCAACTGCGGCTTGGTGTGAGTTTCATGCTGCACAGCGATGAACTCCTGGATGAAGAACCCTTTGTCGTTGATAGCCTTAACCGCTATCAATTGAATAGCGAGTTGCTTAATACCTTGATTAATGAAGGTGATACGGAAAAACTGTATCGCCGTGCCAGAGCTGCGGGCGAACTTCCCTATGGCGCGTTCGGTGAAATTTACTGGCAGGAACAACAGCAGGATATGGCGCAGCTGGCAGCGCGCGTACGTGATGAGTTAACGCCCTCGCTGTCGGTGAGCCGGGAAGTGGATATCCTTCTTGACGGTGTGCGCATCAGCGGCTGGCTGAATCAGGTGCAGCCCGATGGTTTGTTACGTTGGCGTCCCGGCACGCTTTCCATGAAGGATGGCATGACGCTGTGGTTAGAACACCTGGCCTACTGTGTGACGGGGGGGCAAGGCGAAAGCCGACTGTATGGACGGGAGGATACCGCGTGGCGCTTTGCTGCCTTGTCGGAAGCGCAGGCCAGAGAACATCTGTCTGTCATGCTGGATGGATATCGTCAGGGAATGAGCAAGCCGCTGTTATTGCTCAATAAAGCAGGGAGTGCCTGGCTGGCTGAATGCTATGATCGTGAAAGCGATAGCCTGCGGTCGGATGAGGAAGCGCAGAACAAAGCGCGTGCCCGTTTACTGCAAGCTTGGCAGGGCAACATGGGAATGCGGGGTGAAGGCGAGGATTATTACCTGCAACGTATTATTCGTGAGTTGGATGAAAAACGAATGAATGAGGTGATTGAAGCGGCGCAAATCTGGCTACTGCCACCGTTCCGCTCTAATCTGGCGTGA
- a CDS encoding prepilin-type N-terminal cleavage/methylation domain-containing protein translates to MQRNSAVNKGVVSHQSGFSLPETLVAALLFAVSLMGLLQYHQILQQSFQHQWQQRQAWRFAIQQLEAYEAGVPYHPFALDNAASLSSKYWQFSVSEQLQSPECRQVTARVMTPRRYQATLNRWFCRSPAV, encoded by the coding sequence ATGCAACGGAATAGCGCAGTGAACAAGGGAGTCGTGAGTCACCAATCCGGTTTTAGCCTGCCGGAGACGCTGGTGGCGGCGCTGCTGTTTGCCGTGTCGCTGATGGGGTTGCTGCAATATCACCAGATCTTACAGCAGTCATTTCAGCACCAGTGGCAGCAGCGTCAGGCCTGGCGGTTTGCGATACAGCAGTTGGAGGCCTATGAAGCGGGTGTGCCATATCATCCGTTCGCTCTTGATAATGCGGCATCTCTTTCGAGTAAATATTGGCAGTTTAGCGTGTCAGAGCAGTTACAGAGCCCAGAATGCCGTCAGGTAACGGCAAGAGTCATGACGCCACGCCGCTATCAGGCTACACTAAACCGTTGGTTTTGCCGATCGCCGGCTGTTTAG
- a CDS encoding prepilin peptidase-dependent protein, with amino-acid sequence MKTGNRQPRGFTLLELLVVLTIVALMAGSGLHGWIQYQQAIRLEQSAQQLLDFLSRVQANAYWHNETRTAKLISQGELWCMIAGQNEKQAEETCRENHPGQFVRRTQDVMLAKFTSNVFTFFGLRNAAQAGHISLSNSAGQLRLIISVRGRMRLCSESQAVLSIPLC; translated from the coding sequence ATGAAAACAGGGAATCGACAACCGCGGGGGTTTACCTTGCTTGAATTATTAGTGGTACTGACGATCGTGGCGCTGATGGCGGGCAGCGGCCTGCATGGCTGGATTCAGTATCAGCAGGCAATTCGTCTGGAGCAGAGTGCGCAGCAACTGCTGGACTTTTTGAGCCGGGTTCAGGCGAATGCCTATTGGCATAACGAAACCCGCACCGCGAAGCTCATATCGCAGGGGGAGCTATGGTGCATGATAGCGGGCCAGAATGAAAAACAGGCAGAGGAGACGTGCCGTGAGAACCATCCGGGACAGTTCGTACGCCGCACGCAGGATGTTATGCTGGCAAAGTTCACAAGCAACGTTTTTACGTTCTTTGGTTTGCGTAACGCGGCACAGGCCGGACACATCTCGCTGTCGAATTCTGCGGGTCAGCTACGCCTCATCATCTCGGTGAGGGGACGTATGCGTCTGTGCAGCGAATCGCAAGCTGTTCTGTCGATTCCCCTATGCTGA
- a CDS encoding YgdB family protein produces MKKGLQTGSGTLPMVLLIAVIGLLLMSGLQRQLDTAIQVGNDERHYLRAFNQALSSLNWGRGLRWRVLTESWQCQQLSAEQLVVCLRAASDGEQGVLRGEGILPASARPLRLYQRVSFLALSSGQIAIQPLGNGWLDFCPDKDMTRCDATE; encoded by the coding sequence ATGAAGAAAGGATTGCAAACGGGAAGCGGGACGCTGCCTATGGTGCTGCTGATCGCGGTTATCGGCCTGTTGTTGATGTCTGGTTTGCAACGTCAGCTTGATACTGCCATTCAGGTGGGAAACGATGAACGACATTATCTGCGCGCGTTCAATCAGGCACTGTCCTCGCTGAACTGGGGAAGGGGGCTACGTTGGCGCGTACTAACAGAAAGCTGGCAATGTCAGCAGCTGTCGGCAGAACAGCTTGTGGTGTGCCTGCGTGCGGCCTCGGATGGTGAGCAAGGAGTACTGCGCGGTGAAGGGATACTCCCTGCTTCGGCACGACCGCTGAGGCTGTACCAGCGAGTGTCATTTTTGGCGCTGTCGTCGGGCCAGATTGCGATTCAACCCTTGGGTAACGGCTGGCTGGATTTTTGCCCTGATAAGGATATGACACGCTGTGATGCAACGGAATAG
- a CDS encoding prepilin peptidase-dependent protein, whose protein sequence is MLTQNVLKRTELRQPRPRCKQRGFTLPEILLALSLGSLIMLSAAQLYPLLRGQSQDSAQLFRLEQLFSQVAMGIEKDIRRAGFCAGACQGKAISMGNYPGEAENSCLNVSYDLNRNGVWDGGEQQDAESFGYRLRGRSLEIQSGAHNCQGDRWEKLFDPQEVVLTLFRLQRLTAQNNVALYELQLAGYWAKRPAVKQHITRLILGRNQ, encoded by the coding sequence ATGCTGACACAGAACGTGTTGAAACGAACAGAATTGAGGCAACCAAGGCCGAGGTGTAAACAGCGCGGTTTCACTCTGCCGGAAATCCTGTTAGCGCTGAGCTTAGGCAGTCTGATTATGCTGTCGGCGGCGCAGCTATACCCTCTGTTGCGTGGTCAAAGTCAGGACAGCGCGCAGCTTTTCCGGCTGGAACAGTTGTTCAGTCAGGTCGCGATGGGGATTGAGAAAGATATCCGTCGGGCTGGTTTTTGTGCGGGTGCCTGTCAGGGAAAGGCGATCAGCATGGGGAATTATCCGGGAGAGGCAGAAAACAGCTGTCTGAATGTTTCTTACGATCTGAATCGGAATGGGGTTTGGGATGGTGGGGAACAACAGGATGCTGAATCTTTTGGCTATCGCCTGCGTGGTCGATCGTTGGAAATTCAGAGCGGGGCGCACAACTGTCAGGGAGACCGATGGGAAAAGCTGTTTGATCCGCAGGAAGTCGTACTTACGCTGTTCCGGTTACAGCGTTTGACTGCGCAAAATAATGTGGCGCTGTATGAATTGCAACTGGCGGGATACTGGGCGAAGCGCCCCGCCGTTAAGCAACATATTACCCGTCTGATATTGGGGCGTAACCAATGA
- the thyA gene encoding thymidylate synthase — MKQYLDLMKKVLEEGTPKADRTGTGTRSIFGHQMRFNLQDGFPLVTTKKCHLRSIIHELLWFLNGDTNVAYLHENKVSIWDEWADENGDLGPVYGKQWRSWGAADGRQIDQLRNVLTQLRQDPDSRRIIVSAWNVGELDKMALAPCHAFFQFYVADGKLSCQLYQRSCDIFLGLPFNIASYALLVHMVAQQCDLDVGDFVWTGGDTHLYNNHLEQTHLQLSREPRALPKLVIKRRPDTLFDYRFEDFEIEGYDPHPAIKAPVAI, encoded by the coding sequence ATGAAACAGTATCTGGATCTGATGAAAAAAGTGCTTGAAGAGGGCACGCCGAAAGCCGACCGTACCGGCACGGGCACGCGTTCCATTTTCGGCCATCAGATGCGTTTCAACTTGCAGGACGGGTTTCCGCTGGTTACCACCAAAAAATGCCACCTGCGTTCGATTATCCATGAACTGCTCTGGTTCCTGAACGGCGATACCAATGTTGCTTATCTGCATGAAAACAAAGTCAGTATTTGGGACGAATGGGCAGATGAGAACGGCGATTTGGGGCCGGTTTACGGCAAGCAGTGGCGTTCGTGGGGAGCCGCAGATGGCCGCCAGATCGACCAGTTGAGGAATGTTTTGACCCAACTGAGACAGGATCCAGATTCCCGCCGCATTATCGTGTCTGCCTGGAACGTGGGTGAATTGGACAAAATGGCGCTGGCACCGTGCCACGCGTTTTTCCAGTTCTACGTGGCGGATGGCAAACTCTCTTGCCAGCTTTATCAGCGCTCATGTGATATCTTCCTCGGCCTGCCGTTCAACATCGCCAGCTATGCGCTGCTGGTGCACATGGTGGCACAGCAGTGCGATCTGGATGTGGGGGATTTCGTCTGGACCGGCGGCGACACGCATCTGTACAACAACCATCTGGAACAGACTCACTTACAGCTGAGCCGTGAACCGCGCGCGCTGCCTAAGCTGGTGATTAAGCGCCGCCCGGATACGCTGTTCGACTACCGCTTCGAGGACTTTGAAATCGAGGGATACGATCCGCATCCCGCCATCAAAGCGCCTGTTGCGATCTAA